One region of Microbacterium rhizosphaerae genomic DNA includes:
- a CDS encoding FtsX-like permease family protein, with protein sequence MRLLLKQWAAFRGALIALAVVVLVATFAVTAWPRAVTGLLTRDVQYRVDAPPAGITAVQTSVHALPAPVDGSLVGGSGGWVWDYFGSTLEGTYRSMSQPLRSALQAPQWTARTAPLATSGPRAATQYQLQLEAFAQLREEARLIKGTWPAAYEPHLRPAPADVGSLPAGVVYPSRMVPTTAPIEIVMTADSATAMSFAVGDTRPLSMGLSAQPVKLVGIVEPRDPSSPYWELQFQRAHPSDVQLGDAGSRITATAWLDPAPWGRMQFSFTSDALGWFGARAEAITWPNLASVRAQLAAFLSSSHEGTGGWVLLRYTTQFDEVLAGLQSGGASLQTLLILLATAPLGAAVAVLVLGAELLVDRRRAVLTLLSARGASAWWIRSRMAIEGLVAAIPAAVVGAVAAVLVTSGPVDAAAVAGAASCAVLPAVILAALARPAERAPRPRRRRWRWVLEVLVLAATAVAVFALVERGVRPDGVDPLLVLTPLLITLSAAVVVLRLYPLPLRALHGALRRGRGAIGLIGASRSVRGIRTSLIPVLVVLVGVATAVFSAVAFQTERAGVTQAALAHAGADVSVGDDGLTTAQAAGIRAVAGVSEVGVIRSAGYAGISNGGGSDFVEVLVADTARLSQIQAGLPEDVRVPDLTHTVDGKTPIVVGNWEEATGPGDVTLTTDAETTARIVSATTSLGAAAPNSAWILVDAAHVPDGLDEPAPSGALVALDSAHARGEDAVTATAAIAKIVGSGATIDSAAAQAEVIRAAPAVAGVETALLIATALGAALAVMALVLTLVTGARERLRLVGTLRTLGFDRRQTTGLVVWEVAPILATGLVGGLVAGLLLPFAVLVPLDLSSLTGGAQPPIAGDPMTISLVLAVFVVVVAAAVALAVWIASTRSPASVLRVGEEE encoded by the coding sequence ATGAGGCTCCTCCTCAAGCAGTGGGCGGCGTTCCGCGGAGCGCTCATCGCGCTCGCGGTCGTCGTGCTCGTGGCGACCTTCGCTGTCACGGCGTGGCCGCGAGCGGTCACCGGGCTGCTCACGCGCGACGTGCAGTACCGCGTCGATGCTCCCCCCGCGGGCATCACCGCGGTGCAGACCAGCGTGCACGCGCTGCCGGCGCCTGTCGACGGCTCTCTCGTCGGCGGCTCGGGCGGCTGGGTGTGGGATTACTTCGGATCGACGCTCGAGGGCACATACAGGTCGATGTCTCAGCCGCTGCGATCGGCCCTGCAGGCCCCGCAGTGGACCGCCCGCACGGCTCCGCTCGCCACGTCGGGCCCCCGGGCGGCAACCCAGTACCAGCTGCAGCTCGAAGCGTTCGCGCAGCTGCGCGAGGAGGCGAGGCTCATCAAGGGCACGTGGCCGGCGGCGTATGAACCACATCTCCGGCCTGCCCCCGCCGACGTGGGCTCGCTGCCTGCGGGGGTCGTCTACCCGTCCCGGATGGTCCCGACGACGGCGCCGATCGAGATCGTCATGACCGCCGATTCGGCCACAGCGATGAGCTTCGCGGTCGGCGACACCCGGCCGCTCTCGATGGGCCTGAGCGCACAGCCGGTGAAGCTCGTCGGCATCGTCGAGCCGCGCGACCCGTCCTCGCCGTACTGGGAGCTGCAGTTCCAGCGCGCGCATCCGTCCGATGTGCAGCTCGGTGATGCCGGCTCGCGCATCACGGCGACCGCCTGGCTCGACCCGGCACCGTGGGGCAGGATGCAGTTCTCCTTCACGAGCGATGCCCTCGGGTGGTTCGGTGCGAGAGCGGAGGCGATCACCTGGCCGAACCTCGCATCCGTGCGCGCGCAGCTCGCGGCCTTCCTGTCGAGCTCGCACGAAGGAACCGGCGGCTGGGTGCTGCTGCGCTACACCACCCAGTTCGACGAGGTGCTCGCCGGCCTGCAGTCCGGCGGCGCCTCGTTGCAGACGCTCCTCATCCTGCTGGCGACCGCGCCCCTCGGTGCGGCCGTCGCCGTGCTCGTGCTCGGCGCGGAGCTGCTCGTGGACCGGCGCCGCGCGGTCCTCACACTGCTGTCGGCGCGCGGGGCGTCGGCCTGGTGGATCCGCAGCCGCATGGCGATCGAGGGTCTCGTCGCCGCGATTCCGGCGGCCGTCGTCGGCGCCGTCGCGGCCGTGCTCGTCACGTCCGGGCCGGTGGATGCTGCCGCCGTGGCGGGCGCAGCATCCTGTGCCGTCCTTCCCGCCGTGATCCTCGCCGCCCTGGCGCGCCCCGCGGAGCGCGCGCCCCGGCCGCGCCGCCGGCGGTGGCGCTGGGTGCTGGAGGTGCTCGTTCTCGCGGCGACAGCGGTGGCCGTCTTCGCCCTCGTCGAACGCGGTGTCCGACCGGACGGCGTCGATCCGCTGCTTGTGCTGACGCCCCTGCTCATCACGCTGAGCGCGGCGGTCGTCGTGCTGCGGCTGTACCCGCTGCCGCTGCGGGCGCTGCACGGTGCGCTTCGCAGGGGCCGCGGCGCGATCGGCCTGATCGGGGCGTCCCGCAGTGTGCGCGGCATCCGGACATCCCTCATCCCGGTACTCGTGGTGCTCGTCGGCGTGGCGACAGCCGTCTTCTCGGCCGTCGCGTTCCAGACCGAGCGCGCGGGTGTCACGCAGGCGGCGCTCGCCCACGCGGGTGCCGACGTCAGCGTCGGCGACGACGGACTCACGACCGCCCAGGCGGCCGGCATCCGCGCCGTCGCCGGTGTGTCGGAGGTCGGCGTCATCCGCAGTGCCGGCTATGCGGGCATCTCGAACGGCGGCGGATCCGACTTCGTCGAGGTGCTGGTCGCCGACACCGCGCGGCTGTCGCAGATCCAGGCAGGGCTGCCGGAGGACGTGCGCGTCCCCGACCTCACGCACACGGTCGACGGGAAGACGCCCATCGTCGTGGGCAACTGGGAGGAAGCGACCGGTCCGGGAGACGTGACCCTGACGACGGACGCCGAGACGACGGCCCGCATCGTCTCGGCGACGACCTCCCTCGGCGCGGCGGCGCCGAACTCCGCCTGGATCCTCGTCGACGCGGCGCACGTGCCCGACGGGCTGGATGAGCCCGCGCCGAGCGGCGCACTCGTGGCCCTCGACTCGGCCCATGCCCGGGGGGAGGATGCGGTGACGGCCACGGCGGCGATCGCGAAGATCGTCGGCTCGGGCGCGACGATCGACAGCGCGGCCGCGCAGGCGGAGGTCATCCGCGCAGCCCCCGCCGTCGCCGGAGTCGAGACCGCGCTGCTGATCGCCACCGCGCTCGGGGCGGCGCTGGCCGTCATGGCCCTCGTCCTGACGCTCGTGACGGGCGCGCGGGAGCGGCTGCGCCTCGTCGGCACGCTGCGCACCCTCGGGTTCGACCGCCGCCAGACCACCGGGCTCGTGGTGTGGGAGGTCGCGCCGATCCTCGCGACCGGCCTCGTCGGAGGACTCGTCGCAGGCCTCCTGCTGCCGTTCGCCGTGCTGGTTCCGCTCGACCTGTCGTCGCTCACCGGCGGCGCACAGCCCCCGATCGCCGGCGACCCGATGACGATCTCGCTCGTCCTCGCGGTGTTCGTCGTCGTGGTCGCAGCCGCGGTGGCTCTCGCGGTGTGGATCGCATCGACCCGCAGCCCCGCATCGGTGCTGCGGGTGGGAGAGGAAGAATGA
- a CDS encoding ABC transporter ATP-binding protein: MEPAILCTDLVRIYSTDGVEVQALQGLNLRVDPAEMVAIVGASGSGKSTLLGIVSGLDRPTAGSAVVAGSDLTTMTRTQRLAYRRHTVGFVWQQTGRNLLPYLTAAENIAMARTVAGGKRDAAEEKRLLELLEVEDVADRMPARMSGGQQQRVAIAVALANSPTVLLADEPTGELDESTSAEVLEAMRGVNRELGVTTLIVTHDPTVSEHVRRTVQIRDGRTSTETLRRAGDGGEHVIAEEFAVIDRVGRLQLPREYVSALELHERVRLALEPDHLTVWSGHEKPRAQDAGTPREEDAHE; encoded by the coding sequence ATGGAACCGGCCATCCTGTGCACGGACCTCGTGCGCATCTACTCGACCGACGGGGTCGAGGTGCAGGCGCTGCAGGGGCTGAACCTGCGGGTCGACCCCGCCGAGATGGTCGCGATCGTCGGCGCGTCAGGCTCGGGCAAGTCCACCCTGCTCGGCATCGTGTCGGGACTCGACCGGCCGACGGCGGGGTCGGCGGTCGTCGCAGGCTCCGACCTCACGACCATGACCCGCACGCAGCGGCTCGCCTACCGCAGGCACACGGTCGGATTCGTGTGGCAGCAGACCGGGCGCAACCTGCTGCCGTACCTCACGGCGGCGGAGAACATCGCGATGGCGCGGACGGTCGCCGGTGGGAAGCGGGATGCGGCGGAGGAGAAGCGTCTGCTCGAGCTGCTCGAGGTCGAGGATGTCGCCGACCGCATGCCCGCCCGGATGTCGGGGGGCCAGCAGCAGCGCGTCGCCATCGCGGTCGCGCTCGCCAACAGCCCCACGGTGCTTCTCGCCGATGAGCCGACCGGCGAGCTCGACGAGTCGACGAGCGCGGAGGTGCTCGAGGCGATGCGCGGCGTCAATCGCGAGCTCGGGGTCACGACCCTGATCGTCACCCACGACCCGACCGTGTCGGAGCATGTGCGCCGCACCGTGCAGATCCGCGACGGCCGCACGTCGACCGAGACGCTGCGCCGCGCCGGTGACGGCGGAGAGCACGTCATCGCCGAGGAGTTCGCGGTGATCGACCGCGTCGGCCGTCTGCAGCTGCCGCGCGAGTATGTCTCCGCGCTCGAGCTGCACGAGCGTGTGCGCCTCGCCCTCGAGCCGGACCACTTGACGGTGTGGTCCGGGCACGAGAAGCCGCGGGCCCAGGATGCGGGAACCCCGCGCGAGGAGGACGCCCATGAGTGA